In a single window of the Melioribacteraceae bacterium genome:
- a CDS encoding PhoH family protein, whose product MKKSQPKTFVLDTNVILHDPTCINHFQEHNIIIPLAVIEELDYFKRGNQVINLNARDFARTLDSITGNEIFNGGVSLGKNRGKVRIVITKGLSPEIHDVFREDTVDHRVLSAAFEAIKKIKEKSKVVLVTKDVNLRMKAKALGIMAEDYTTDRVTNVEELYSGKAILEDFDDDLLQKFYQAPFEVPAKATIKKIKTEAVPNKYFIMRNSSRSVLSVLDSEMNLFKKIDKEIVYGIKPRNAEQAFAVNALTNMDIPLVTLTGKAGTGKTLLALASALQIRKNYRQIYIARPVVPLSNKDIGYLPGDVDSKLAPYMQPLWDNLKVIQDQYPETDKNYQTINNMTKDQKLVIEPLSYIRGRSLQRIYFIVDEAQNLTPHEIKTIITRAGEGAKIVLTGDIYQIDHPYLDSQSNGLSYLIDHFMGQKLYAHVNLEKGERSELAELASNLL is encoded by the coding sequence ATGAAAAAAAGCCAACCCAAAACGTTTGTTTTAGATACAAATGTAATTCTGCATGACCCAACATGCATCAATCATTTTCAAGAACATAATATTATAATACCACTGGCAGTAATTGAAGAATTAGATTACTTCAAAAGAGGGAATCAGGTAATTAATTTAAATGCGAGGGATTTTGCCCGAACACTCGATTCAATTACCGGTAATGAAATTTTTAACGGGGGAGTTTCGCTTGGGAAAAACAGAGGAAAAGTTAGAATTGTAATTACAAAAGGCCTTTCTCCGGAGATACATGATGTTTTTCGAGAAGACACTGTTGACCATAGAGTATTAAGCGCGGCATTTGAAGCCATCAAAAAAATTAAGGAAAAATCGAAAGTTGTTCTTGTTACAAAAGATGTAAACTTAAGAATGAAAGCAAAAGCGCTTGGAATTATGGCGGAGGATTATACTACCGATCGAGTTACAAACGTTGAGGAGCTTTACAGCGGAAAAGCAATTTTAGAAGATTTTGATGATGACCTTCTTCAAAAGTTTTATCAAGCTCCATTTGAAGTTCCAGCAAAGGCAACAATAAAAAAGATTAAAACAGAAGCGGTACCCAATAAGTATTTTATTATGAGGAACTCCAGCCGATCGGTTTTATCGGTACTAGATTCAGAAATGAATTTATTTAAGAAAATTGACAAAGAAATTGTTTATGGAATAAAACCAAGAAATGCCGAGCAAGCTTTTGCGGTAAATGCTTTAACTAATATGGATATACCATTAGTAACCCTTACCGGCAAAGCGGGAACAGGAAAGACATTGTTGGCGCTTGCTTCAGCGCTTCAGATAAGAAAAAATTATCGTCAAATTTATATCGCGCGCCCAGTGGTACCTCTTAGCAATAAAGATATCGGATATTTACCCGGCGATGTAGATAGTAAACTCGCACCTTATATGCAGCCACTATGGGATAATTTGAAAGTAATTCAAGATCAGTATCCCGAAACAGACAAGAACTATCAAACGATAAATAATATGACAAAGGATCAGAAGCTTGTGATTGAACCCTTAAGTTATATTAGAGGGAGAAGCTTACAGCGTATTTACTTTATTGTTGATGAAGCTCAAAACCTGACTCCCCATGAAATTAAAACTATTATTACAAGAGCCGGTGAGGGAGCAAAAATAGTGTTGACGGGAGATATTTATCAAATTGATCATCCCTACCTCGATTCTCAATCTAATGGATTATCATATTTGATTGATCATTTTATGGGACAAAAATTATATGCTCATGTTAACCTTGAAAAAGGGGAGCGATCTGAACTCGCCGAATTAGCAAGTAATTTATTATAG
- a CDS encoding nuclear transport factor 2 family protein encodes MKFAPLFLLILIFSCTKEIPESSRKISKSTQENSVREVVENYFLAFDNQDIESALFFIDTEYQGVVYDSSDIIGADALFAELSKNKNLFEGGKWSNEIEEIIVSGSIAYVRTTSSFLKFDPIEKKDNPVYTEKSFRILKKQKDDSWKIFRYIAVNSFTYDMDN; translated from the coding sequence ATGAAATTTGCCCCGCTTTTTTTATTAATATTAATTTTTAGCTGTACAAAAGAAATTCCCGAATCAAGCCGAAAAATATCAAAATCTACTCAAGAGAATAGTGTAAGGGAAGTGGTTGAAAATTATTTCTTAGCCTTTGATAATCAAGATATAGAAAGTGCGCTATTCTTTATTGATACTGAATATCAGGGAGTTGTTTATGATTCATCAGATATAATTGGCGCAGATGCTCTATTTGCTGAATTATCAAAAAACAAAAATTTATTTGAAGGTGGAAAGTGGAGTAATGAAATTGAAGAAATAATTGTGTCCGGTAGTATTGCTTATGTTAGAACAACGAGTTCGTTTTTGAAGTTTGACCCCATTGAAAAAAAAGATAATCCGGTTTATACTGAAAAGAGTTTTAGAATATTAAAAAAACAAAAAGATGATAGCTGGAAAATATTCCGCTACATTGCCGTTAATTCATTCACATATGATATGGATAATTAA
- the cysK gene encoding cysteine synthase A, translated as MKMRYNNILESIGNTPHIRINSLFGSNQEIWLKLERANPGGSIKDRIALAMIEDAERKGILKKDSVIIEPTSGNTGIGLAMVAAVKGYEIILVMPESMSVERRKLMAVYGAKFELTPRELGMKGAIAKASELAAANPKAWIPQQFENEANVQIHLNTTAQEILSDFPEGFDYLITGVGTGGHITGVAKVLKQKFPKLKVFAVEPELSPVISGGQPGPHPIQGIGAGFIPKNLHTDLLDGVIQVSKDEAFVFAQRAAKEEGIFGGISSGATLAAINKKLPEIPVKSKILAFNYDTGERYLSIEGLF; from the coding sequence ATGAAAATGAGATACAATAACATTCTAGAATCAATAGGGAATACCCCACATATACGAATAAATAGCTTATTTGGGTCTAATCAAGAAATATGGCTTAAGCTGGAGAGAGCAAATCCCGGGGGAAGTATTAAAGATAGAATAGCTTTAGCAATGATTGAAGATGCCGAGCGAAAGGGTATTCTAAAAAAGGATAGTGTGATTATTGAACCCACTTCTGGTAATACGGGTATTGGACTTGCAATGGTAGCCGCGGTAAAAGGTTATGAAATCATTCTTGTGATGCCGGAATCTATGTCTGTTGAAAGAAGAAAACTGATGGCGGTCTACGGTGCAAAATTTGAATTAACTCCCCGTGAGCTTGGAATGAAGGGTGCAATTGCTAAAGCGTCTGAATTAGCGGCGGCAAATCCGAAAGCGTGGATACCTCAACAATTCGAAAATGAAGCAAACGTACAAATACATTTAAATACTACCGCTCAAGAAATTCTTAGTGATTTTCCAGAAGGATTTGATTATTTAATTACAGGCGTTGGAACCGGGGGTCATATTACAGGGGTTGCAAAAGTATTGAAACAAAAATTTCCAAAATTAAAAGTCTTTGCAGTTGAGCCAGAACTATCTCCGGTTATTTCCGGTGGACAGCCTGGTCCGCATCCAATACAGGGAATTGGTGCCGGTTTTATTCCTAAAAATTTGCACACAGATTTACTTGATGGAGTAATTCAAGTTAGTAAAGATGAGGCATTTGTTTTTGCACAACGTGCGGCAAAAGAGGAGGGAATATTTGGCGGCATTTCATCGGGCGCTACTTTAGCTGCTATCAATAAAAAATTACCCGAAATTCCGGTGAAATCTAAAATACTGGCTTTTAATTATGATACCGGCGAAAGATATTTATCGATTGAAGGATTATTTTAA
- a CDS encoding alpha-L-fucosidase: MTLKIFSLNKLILAISLIAIVEFSAQYNITDKMKWWYEGRFGMFIHFGSYSQLGHGEWAFSTEGWTKEKYQNNVSAKFNPTNFDAGVIARIAKQAGMKYLVITAKHHEGFSMWKTNVQSFKDVSGKKMYDLPRYTKFGSRDILKELKDSCDAQGIKFCLYYSILDWCHSSQEINRSEYYSTMQSDSARLSYIADMKAQLKELIERYNPAILWFDGDWTNNPGPPTSNKWWTKGDGVDLYNYVISLDPNILINERVARGFGIGDYECPEQEVPNSPREREWETCQTMNRSWGYNKQDENYKSSSEIIQELVRVVSRDGNYLLNIGPKGDGTIPIQSLNILNDIGNWMNIYSESIYSTTRSPFKLEPSWGYYTKKLNKLFVHVFNWPSEKEIKIPPLSNTINNIYLMESPSNKLNYSRDDNGIIIKISSSPPNPHNSVIVIEIEGIPTSIQHD; this comes from the coding sequence ATGACATTGAAAATATTTAGTCTGAATAAATTGATTCTCGCTATTAGTTTGATCGCGATTGTGGAGTTTTCTGCTCAATACAATATTACGGATAAAATGAAGTGGTGGTACGAAGGGAGATTTGGAATGTTTATTCATTTTGGTTCATATTCACAGCTTGGGCATGGTGAGTGGGCATTCAGTACTGAAGGGTGGACAAAAGAAAAATATCAAAATAATGTCTCTGCGAAATTTAATCCTACAAACTTTGATGCCGGTGTTATTGCCCGGATAGCGAAGCAAGCGGGAATGAAGTATCTCGTTATTACTGCTAAGCATCATGAGGGATTTTCGATGTGGAAAACTAATGTGCAAAGCTTCAAAGATGTTTCGGGTAAAAAAATGTATGATCTGCCCAGATATACTAAATTTGGTTCAAGAGATATATTAAAAGAATTAAAGGACTCATGCGACGCTCAGGGAATTAAGTTTTGTCTCTATTATTCTATATTGGATTGGTGTCATTCTTCACAAGAAATAAATAGATCTGAATATTATTCAACAATGCAGTCTGATAGTGCAAGACTGAGTTATATCGCGGATATGAAAGCTCAACTAAAAGAGCTTATCGAAAGATATAATCCCGCAATATTATGGTTTGATGGAGACTGGACAAATAACCCAGGGCCACCAACATCAAATAAATGGTGGACGAAGGGAGATGGCGTTGATCTATATAATTATGTAATAAGTCTTGATCCCAACATTCTCATTAATGAAAGAGTGGCAAGAGGATTTGGAATCGGTGATTATGAATGCCCCGAACAAGAAGTCCCAAACTCACCAAGGGAAAGAGAGTGGGAAACTTGCCAAACAATGAATAGATCATGGGGGTATAATAAACAAGATGAAAATTATAAATCGTCCAGTGAGATAATTCAAGAATTAGTCAGAGTGGTTTCGAGAGATGGAAATTATTTGTTGAATATAGGGCCGAAGGGAGATGGTACAATTCCAATACAATCACTTAATATTTTGAATGATATTGGCAATTGGATGAATATATATAGTGAAAGTATTTATTCTACTACAAGAAGCCCATTTAAATTAGAACCGAGCTGGGGATATTACACCAAAAAATTAAATAAACTTTTTGTTCACGTATTTAATTGGCCTTCAGAAAAAGAAATAAAAATCCCCCCGCTTTCTAATACTATCAATAATATTTATCTAATGGAAAGTCCATCCAACAAATTGAATTATTCAAGAGATGATAATGGAATTATTATCAAAATTTCTTCAAGTCCACCGAATCCTCATAATTCCGTAATTGTTATTGAAATAGAGGGAATCCCTACTTCAATACAACATGATTAA
- a CDS encoding creatininase family protein, translated as MRKYLLAESTWKEIKDLTIDLAILPWGATEAHNYHLPYSADVIESDHLAEAAAERAYKNGAKIIVLPTIPYGVNTGQADIKLDINLNPSTQFAILHDIIQSLHNHQIYKLLILNSHGGNDFKQMLRELGLKFPKMFLCSCNWFNAIPKENYFDEPGDHADEMETSLLLYLTPNLVLPLEHSGFGKERKIKIKGIQEGWAWTERKWSSVTSDTGIGNPKKATKEKGEKYFNTVVQKLSLLFTEIANADRDDLYE; from the coding sequence ATGCGCAAATATTTATTAGCTGAATCAACCTGGAAGGAAATTAAAGACTTAACCATCGATCTTGCAATACTACCATGGGGCGCTACCGAAGCTCATAATTATCACCTTCCCTATTCAGCTGATGTAATTGAGTCTGATCATCTTGCCGAGGCGGCGGCTGAAAGAGCATATAAAAATGGAGCAAAGATAATTGTTTTGCCAACTATACCTTATGGTGTGAATACCGGGCAAGCAGACATAAAGCTGGATATTAACTTAAATCCAAGCACTCAGTTTGCAATTCTGCACGACATAATACAATCACTGCATAATCATCAAATTTATAAATTACTTATACTCAACAGTCACGGCGGAAATGATTTTAAACAAATGCTTCGTGAACTTGGATTAAAATTTCCGAAAATGTTTTTGTGTAGTTGTAACTGGTTTAATGCTATTCCAAAAGAAAATTATTTTGATGAACCTGGCGACCATGCTGATGAGATGGAGACAAGTTTACTTCTCTATCTTACTCCAAACCTCGTATTGCCTTTAGAACATTCCGGATTTGGAAAAGAAAGGAAAATAAAAATAAAAGGGATTCAGGAAGGGTGGGCGTGGACTGAACGCAAGTGGTCTTCTGTTACTTCCGACACCGGCATTGGTAATCCTAAAAAAGCAACAAAGGAAAAGGGGGAAAAGTATTTTAACACGGTTGTGCAAAAATTATCACTTCTCTTTACCGAAATTGCAAATGCTGATCGTGATGATTTATACGAGTAA
- a CDS encoding zf-HC2 domain-containing protein gives MNCEEVKVLIHDYVDEILDDYTKSEIENHLRVCDNCFTDYKRLTIYFEKLRNFPMWFEAPPTILLAFKDELLRQSDKSALQKEPPRPIPQKQIKQVEKENKKRVTTILKKKSKTSPAIAVSRLIKPRFNKKSLDPKSFVLTILPLLAILLGYFIYDYSKYNSPWSLKNLSGRIYINGEQNLSGTVSQGESLQTDTQSSVVVLVPKVGLLEIFDVSYLFIDKAKDDDNRVVLRNGKIRVINSETMPDLRIQVGDVFLYDRSGIFRVDIGDLNQARVSVEYGFLEMKYLDKSYFIDENYISEIRPGFRPGTPYRYDASNNLIDAVRKFDFEDGSDESIKEIIAYSREQDILTLLALIPQTTMVPRQQLYQAITSYFPLPKNVTISGILDAEEEMVYRWWQHIEWQL, from the coding sequence ATGAATTGCGAAGAAGTAAAAGTACTGATTCATGATTATGTAGATGAGATTTTGGATGATTACACCAAATCCGAAATTGAAAATCATCTACGTGTCTGTGACAACTGCTTTACCGATTATAAAAGGTTAACCATCTATTTTGAAAAGCTTCGCAATTTTCCAATGTGGTTTGAGGCACCCCCCACTATTTTACTAGCATTCAAAGATGAATTACTAAGACAATCGGATAAGAGTGCTTTGCAAAAGGAACCGCCCAGACCGATCCCTCAAAAACAGATAAAGCAGGTAGAAAAAGAAAATAAAAAAAGAGTTACAACAATTCTTAAGAAAAAAAGTAAGACTTCTCCTGCAATTGCAGTGTCACGATTAATTAAACCTAGGTTTAATAAAAAAAGCTTGGATCCAAAATCTTTTGTCTTAACAATACTTCCTCTTCTAGCAATATTATTAGGATATTTTATTTACGACTACAGCAAGTATAACTCCCCCTGGTCATTAAAAAACTTGAGTGGGAGAATTTACATTAATGGAGAACAAAACCTTAGCGGTACAGTATCGCAAGGAGAGAGCCTCCAAACCGATACTCAGTCTTCGGTAGTTGTTCTCGTTCCTAAAGTTGGCCTTCTTGAAATTTTTGATGTATCATATCTTTTTATCGACAAAGCAAAGGATGATGATAATCGTGTTGTGCTAAGAAATGGTAAAATCCGGGTTATAAATTCAGAAACGATGCCCGACTTACGTATTCAGGTTGGTGACGTTTTTTTATATGACAGAAGTGGCATTTTTCGGGTAGATATAGGGGATCTAAATCAAGCCAGAGTATCGGTGGAATATGGTTTCCTTGAAATGAAATATTTAGATAAAAGTTATTTTATCGATGAAAATTATATTTCGGAAATTAGACCGGGATTCCGCCCGGGAACTCCGTATCGATATGATGCTTCAAATAATCTGATTGACGCTGTTAGAAAATTTGATTTCGAAGATGGAAGCGATGAATCAATAAAAGAAATAATTGCATATTCTAGGGAACAGGATATCTTAACTTTACTCGCCCTTATCCCTCAAACGACAATGGTTCCAAGGCAACAACTTTATCAAGCAATAACCAGCTATTTCCCACTGCCCAAAAACGTTACTATATCGGGAATACTTGACGCTGAAGAAGAGATGGTGTACCGCTGGTGGCAGCACATCGAATGGCAGCTATAG
- a CDS encoding 4Fe-4S dicluster domain-containing protein, with protein MAIMITDECISCNACEAECPNTAIYSPGAPYLLGGEEFPALSEDHTYIVPDKCTECVGFYDEPQCIPACPTEAIIPDPDRVETKEQLEARKEHLDKVGR; from the coding sequence ATGGCAATCATGATTACGGATGAATGCATCTCATGCAATGCTTGCGAAGCAGAATGTCCAAATACAGCAATCTATTCACCTGGCGCACCATATTTATTAGGCGGCGAAGAATTTCCGGCGTTATCAGAAGATCATACATACATAGTACCAGATAAGTGTACAGAATGTGTTGGATTTTATGATGAACCTCAATGTATTCCTGCTTGTCCTACAGAAGCGATTATTCCAGATCCAGATAGAGTTGAAACTAAAGAACAGCTCGAAGCTAGAAAAGAACATCTCGATAAAGTAGGTCGATAA
- a CDS encoding PD40 domain-containing protein: MKKLSTLLIFLFISSQIISQENFLLRHPAINSDGSVVAFSYQGDIWTSKVADGSTSRLTVHEAYESFPRFSNDGKLLAFSGNRFGNSDVFVIPASGGTAKRITYHSAQDYVSSWTTDDKIIFSTNREFNQIERPFEVYEISSSGGTEKRVLNAVGFDPSVSPNGRFTAFVRGDINPLFREGYRGPSNREIWLYDSKTDKYSKIVGFETNDILPKWSGNNLLYFISSNSGRYNIYKITIDNNGKAGTPEQLTFEKENSIRHFDISTDGSTIVFEKDSNLYLLKTTDNKISKLNIKIDTDQKLDAFEVKTFTNSVSNYNVSPNGKLIALIVRGELFVKEADKEKNRTANLSNHSYRENDPVWLNDTTLIFASDRENNNYDLYMVQSDDRKEPGLFKSLKHKIVKLTNTDEDELAPVVSNNGKQIAYIRGTDVKEFIVADILAEGKLTNEKVLHKGWTVPSDVKWSPDDKWLAYSMLDLYFNEEVFIHASDGSKAPVNISMHPRNDNNPFWSPDGSKLGFISARNNRNNDVWFVWLKKEDWERTTHDWDEKEPIKEAPAEKKDDKDSKKSEPKIKPVQIDFDKIYERVIQVTNFAGDEADVLISKDGETFYYTANSSNAKGRDLYSIKWNGKDLKELSKGGANPGNLSIDKENKYLYYTKTGGSINRHDLKSDKSESLPYSAKVKINYAEERDQMFEEAWRTIRDSFYDPQFHGNDWKKLRNKYKPLCMAASTNNDFRDMFNNMLGELNASHMGIMTQEREETQKINTGLLGAELVPVKDGMLIKKVISNTPADKSLNKLMEGEIITSVDGKMIDEEANFYDLLNTRVDEKVLLIVKDSAGKEKEVAIRPTANIRQLMYEEWVEQRRKMVDKYSNGKLGYIHIQGMNMPSFEVFERDLTAAGYGKDGLVIDVRYNGGGSTTDYLMTILNYKQHAYTIPRGASKDLEKDKLKFKEYYPLGERLVFSAWTKPSIALCNEGSYSNAEIFSHAYKTLGIGKLVGIATNGSVISTGGKGLIDGSFVRVPSRAWFTKVTDKNQELGPAVPNIIVENSVDWISKGVDEQLKKAVDELLDQVRESK, encoded by the coding sequence ATGAAAAAATTATCAACGCTTCTTATTTTTTTATTTATAAGCTCACAAATCATTTCGCAAGAGAATTTCTTATTACGACACCCTGCAATAAACTCAGATGGCTCGGTTGTGGCATTTTCTTATCAAGGAGATATTTGGACATCAAAAGTAGCGGATGGATCCACATCTCGTTTAACTGTGCATGAAGCATATGAGTCGTTTCCCAGATTTAGTAATGATGGAAAATTATTAGCATTCTCGGGAAATCGATTTGGCAATAGTGATGTTTTCGTTATTCCCGCTTCGGGTGGCACTGCAAAGAGAATTACATATCACTCCGCACAAGATTATGTTTCGAGTTGGACAACCGACGACAAAATTATTTTTTCTACAAATAGAGAATTCAACCAGATTGAAAGACCATTTGAAGTTTATGAAATTTCTTCAAGTGGTGGTACAGAAAAAAGAGTTTTAAATGCAGTTGGATTTGATCCATCTGTTTCGCCAAATGGCAGATTTACAGCATTTGTTCGAGGTGATATAAATCCACTATTCCGCGAAGGTTACCGAGGTCCATCAAACAGAGAAATATGGCTGTACGATTCGAAGACCGATAAATATTCTAAAATTGTTGGATTTGAAACAAATGATATTCTTCCTAAGTGGAGCGGAAATAATCTGCTTTATTTTATAAGCTCAAACAGCGGCAGGTATAATATTTATAAGATTACTATTGATAACAATGGTAAGGCCGGAACGCCCGAACAACTAACTTTCGAAAAAGAAAATTCAATACGTCATTTTGACATTTCCACAGATGGCTCAACAATTGTGTTCGAAAAGGATTCTAATCTCTACCTACTAAAAACCACCGATAATAAAATTTCTAAGCTGAATATTAAAATTGATACTGATCAAAAACTTGATGCTTTCGAGGTTAAAACATTTACTAATAGTGTATCAAACTATAATGTATCTCCTAATGGAAAATTAATCGCATTAATTGTTAGGGGAGAATTATTTGTAAAAGAGGCAGATAAGGAGAAAAATAGAACCGCAAATTTATCAAACCACTCATACCGTGAAAATGATCCTGTGTGGCTTAATGATACTACTTTAATATTTGCTTCTGATCGCGAGAATAATAATTACGACTTATATATGGTTCAATCTGATGATAGGAAAGAACCGGGATTATTCAAATCACTAAAGCATAAAATTGTAAAATTAACCAATACTGATGAAGATGAATTGGCCCCTGTTGTTTCTAACAATGGCAAACAAATAGCATATATAAGAGGAACAGATGTAAAGGAATTTATTGTAGCGGATATTTTGGCAGAAGGTAAATTGACAAATGAAAAAGTTTTACACAAGGGGTGGACCGTACCATCAGATGTAAAGTGGAGCCCAGACGATAAATGGCTAGCCTACTCAATGCTCGATTTATATTTCAACGAGGAAGTATTTATTCATGCTTCCGATGGATCAAAGGCACCAGTAAATATTAGTATGCATCCACGAAATGATAACAATCCTTTTTGGAGTCCCGATGGTTCAAAACTGGGTTTTATTTCCGCAAGAAATAATAGAAATAATGACGTTTGGTTTGTCTGGCTAAAAAAAGAGGATTGGGAAAGAACGACTCATGATTGGGATGAAAAAGAACCGATTAAGGAAGCCCCTGCCGAAAAAAAGGATGATAAGGATTCGAAAAAATCAGAACCTAAAATAAAGCCTGTTCAAATTGATTTTGATAAAATTTATGAGAGAGTTATTCAAGTTACCAATTTTGCCGGCGACGAGGCCGATGTGTTGATTTCCAAAGATGGTGAAACTTTTTATTATACAGCCAACAGTAGTAATGCAAAGGGAAGGGATTTATATAGTATTAAATGGAATGGAAAGGATTTGAAAGAATTGTCTAAAGGAGGTGCTAATCCGGGCAATCTCTCAATTGATAAAGAAAATAAGTATTTATACTACACAAAAACGGGCGGTTCAATTAATCGTCATGATTTGAAGTCAGATAAATCAGAATCACTACCTTATAGTGCGAAAGTAAAAATTAATTATGCTGAAGAACGTGACCAAATGTTTGAAGAAGCCTGGCGAACAATTCGAGATTCATTTTATGATCCTCAATTTCATGGAAACGATTGGAAAAAGCTTCGAAATAAATATAAACCATTATGCATGGCTGCATCAACGAATAACGATTTCAGAGATATGTTTAATAATATGCTTGGTGAATTAAATGCGAGCCACATGGGTATTATGACTCAAGAAAGGGAAGAAACTCAGAAAATCAATACTGGTCTGTTGGGTGCCGAGCTGGTTCCAGTTAAAGATGGAATGTTAATAAAGAAAGTTATTTCAAATACTCCTGCAGATAAATCTTTAAATAAGCTTATGGAAGGGGAAATAATTACCTCTGTAGATGGAAAAATGATTGACGAGGAAGCCAATTTCTATGATTTGCTAAACACAAGGGTTGATGAAAAAGTATTGCTTATTGTTAAAGATTCGGCTGGAAAAGAAAAGGAAGTTGCAATTCGACCAACAGCAAATATTCGTCAATTAATGTATGAAGAATGGGTTGAGCAGAGAAGAAAAATGGTTGACAAATATTCAAATGGAAAACTGGGATATATACATATTCAGGGAATGAATATGCCAAGTTTTGAAGTATTTGAAAGGGATTTAACTGCTGCGGGTTATGGTAAAGATGGTTTGGTAATCGATGTCCGTTACAACGGTGGAGGTTCTACAACAGATTATTTAATGACAATACTAAACTACAAACAACATGCATATACAATTCCTCGCGGTGCTTCAAAGGATCTTGAAAAAGATAAATTAAAATTCAAAGAATATTATCCATTGGGGGAAAGATTAGTTTTCTCTGCATGGACAAAACCATCAATTGCACTCTGCAATGAAGGTAGTTATTCAAATGCAGAGATTTTTTCACATGCATATAAAACGTTAGGAATTGGTAAACTTGTTGGTATTGCTACTAATGGTTCTGTGATTTCAACAGGAGGAAAAGGATTAATAGATGGATCCTTTGTTCGAGTTCCATCAAGAGCTTGGTTTACAAAAGTAACTGATAAAAACCAAGAATTGGGTCCGGCAGTCCCAAATATAATTGTTGAAAATAGCGTTGATTGGATTTCAAAGGGAGTTGATGAGCAATTGAAAAAGGCAGTTGATGAATTATTAGATCAAGTCAGAGAATCTAAATGA